GTAGTTGAAGAACGGGTGATAGTACGTCGGGATGCGGTTCAGATGAAACATCCCGAGCACCGTGGCGAACGCGCTCAGCAGCACCGCCAGCTCGAACATGATCGGCACCGACGGCTCGAGCGCGAACAGCGGCTTGCCCGCGATGATCAGCTTGTAGTCCACCGCGCCCGTCCACCACTGCAGCAGGACCGCCGCAGTCAGGCCGAGCAGCGCGAACACGATCACGATCCGCCCAAGCGGGCTGCGCGGCGCGCCCAGCGCCTCGTCCACGCCATGGATCGGGAACGGCGAGAACGCCTCCAACTTCGTGTAGCCAGCCGCCCGCGCCGTGCGGATCGCGCGCAGCAGATCCTCCGGCGTGTCGAAGTCGCCGATCACGCCGTACACCTTCTGCCGCGCCGCCTCCGGCTCGTAGCCGGGCAGCCCCAGTTTCGAGAGAACGGCTTCCAGCATCAGTGGCTCCCTCCGTGCGCAGGCGCGCCATGCGGCGCGCTCACCTGCTGGTGCAGCACGCCCTTCACCTCGCTGATCGCGATCGCGGGCAGGAACCGCAGGAACAGCAGGAACAGCGTCAGGAACAGGCCGAACGTGCCCAGGTACGTCCCGATGTCGACCCAGGTCGGCGAGAAGTAGCCCCAGCTCGACGGCAGAAAGTCGCGGTGCAGCGACGTCGCAATGATGACGAAGCGCTCGAACCACATGCCGATGTTGATGAAGATCGACAGGATGAACATCGCCGGAATCGACGTGCGGAATTTCCTGAACCAGAAGAACTGCGGCGCAATCACGTTGCAGGCGATCATCGACCAGTAGGCCCACCAGTACGGACCGAACGCGCGGTTCAGGAAGATGAACCGCTCATACTGGTTCGCGCTGTACCACGCGATGAAGAACTCCGTGCCGTAGGCGAAGCCCACGATCATGCCGGTGGCCAGCATCACCTTGCACATGTTTTCGAGGTGCTTCATCGTGATCAGGTTTTCCAGCCCGTAGATCCACCGCGCCAGCGTCATCAGCGTCACCACCATGGCGAAGCCGCTGAACACCGCGCCCGCGACGAAGTAGGGCGGGAAGATCGTCGTGTGCCACCCGGGCAGCAGCGACGTCGCGAAGTCGAACGACACGATCGAGTGCACCGAAAGCACCAGCGGCGTCGACAGCCCCGCCAGCAGCAGGTACGCCAGCTCGTAGTGGCGCCACTGCGAAGCCGAGCCGCGCCAGCCGAGGCTCAGCAGCCCGTAGATCGTCTTCCGGATCGGCGTCGTGGCGCGGTCGCGCAGCGTCGCCAGATCGGGAATCAGACCCACATACCAGAACAGGGCCGACACCGTGCCGTAAGTGGAGACGGCGAAGACGTCCCACATCAGCGGGCTGCGGAAGTTCTGCCACATGTGGAGGAACTCGTTCGGCAGCGGGAACAGCCAGTAGGCGGCGCGCCACGGACGCCCCGTGTGGAACAGCGGATAAATCGCCGCGCAGGCCACCGCGAACAGCGTCATCGCTTCCGCCGCGCGATTGATCGAGGTGCGCCACTTCTGGCGGAACAGGAACAGAATGGCCGAGATCAGCGTGCCCGCGTGGCCGATGCCGATCCACCAGACGAAGTTCGTGATGTCCCAGCCCCAGCCCACCGGCGAGTTGTTGCCCCATACGCCAATGCCCGTCGCCACCAGGTAGGCGAGGCAGAAGAACAGCAGCCCGGCCAGCGGCACCGCAAACGCCATGGCGATCCACCACTGCTTCGGCGCCTTGCCTTCGACGATCGAGCTGACCTTGTCGGTGACGTCGGAGTAGGTCATCCCGCCCGTCACCAGGGGCGGGTTGAGTTCCATTCGCGGATCGAGTGCGAGATCAGCCATGGCTTAGACAAGCTCCGGATTGGGATTGCGGACGCGCGCCAGGTACGTCGTGCGCGGCTTGGTGTTGAGCTCTTCCAGCACGGAATAATCGCGAGCCTGCTGCTTCAGCTTCGACACGCGGCTCTCCGGATCGTTGATGTTGCCGAAGACGATGGCGTCGGCGGGGCACGCCTGCTGGCACGCCGTGACGATCTCGCCGTCGCGGATCGGCCGCCTCCCTTCCGCCTTCGCCTGCGAGCGCTTCTCTTCGATGCGCTGCACGCAGTAGTTGCACTTCTCCATCACGCCGCGCATGCGCACGGTGACATCGGGGTTGAAGACCATCTTCCGGATTTCCGGAATGTCCTTGTTCCAGTTGAGGAAGTTGAACCGCCGCACCTTGTACGGGCAGTTGTTCAGGCAGTAGCGCGTGCCCACGCAGCGGTTGTAGGCCATCTCGTTGATGCCTTCCGGGCTGTGCGCCGTCGCCGCCACCGGGCAGACGCTCTCGCACGGCGCCTTCTCGCACTGCACGCACGCCATCGGCTGCACCACCGCCTGCGGGTCTTCCTCGTCGCCGCTGAAATACCGGTCCAGCCGGATCCAGTGCATTTCGCGGCCCTTGGCCACCTGCTCCTTGCCGACCACCGGGATGTTGTTTTCCGCCGTGCAGGCCACCATGCACGCGTTGCAGCCGATGCACGCGCTCAGGTCGATGGCCATGCCCCACTGGTAGCCCTTCGAGTAGTCGAACTCGGGGAACAGGTCCGTCGCCGGATGCGGCTCGTGCTTGCCGTGTTCGGCGCGGTGGCGGTACTCCTCCACGCTGAACTCCTCGACGATGTTGTGCCGCTTGAGCCCCGTGATCGGCTCGATCAGCGTGTGGTGCTCCTGCGTGGTCACCAGCTTGTACGTCGCGCCTGTCCTGCGCGCCTCGGCGGGCCCGAACCAGAAGTTCGCCGCCGTGCGCAGCCCCTCGACGCGGTGCCCCACGCCGCGGCCGACGCGGCCGCACGCCGAGCGGCCGAATCCGAGCTGCAGCGAAATCGAATCATCCGCATGGCCCGGCAGCACGAGCGCCGGGCAGCGGATCTGCTTCCCGCCAGAGGCGATCTCGAGCACGTCGCCGTCTTTCACGCCCAGCTTCTTCGCCGTCGCCGGGCTCAGCAGCGCCGCGTTGTCCCACACGAGCTTCGTCATCGGATCGGGCGTCTCGTGCAGCCATGCGTTGTTGGCGAAGCGTCCGTCCAGCGTGTGCCAGGACGCGTAGAAAACCGTCTCGATCCCCGCCGGCGCGGGCTTCAGCGCATTCTGCACGGCGGCCAGCACGCGCGGCGCATCCGCCTTCGCATCCACGACCGGGAAGCGCGTGTTCTCGATCACGCCTTCATACAGCGCCTGCTTCCACTTCTGCTCCGCCTGCGCGCCCCACTGCGCGGCCCAGTAGGAACGCACGATGTCGTGCCCGCGGCGCTGATCCCGTCCGGCGATCAGCGCGGCGATCTCCAGAGCGCTCCGCCCGCCATACAGCGGCTGGATCTGCGGCTGCTGGATGCTGGCCGTGCCGTCCAGCGCCCGCACGTCGCCCCACGTCTCGAACGGATGCGCCTCGGGCAGCTGCCACGTCGCGGCTTTCCACGTTTCGTTCTCATCGAACGTCAGCGCCGCAACCGCGGCCTTCCTGAACAGAGCGTTCCAGTCCGCTTCCGCCGGCAGGGTGAACACCGGATTGCCGCCGAGCACCACGAGCGTGGACACGCGGCCCGCGTTCAGGTCGTCGGCCAGCTTCTTCACCGAAGCCAGCGTGTCGGCGGCAGCGAACGGCGGCCGCGTGTAGACAACCGTCTGCCCGGTGTTGCCGAGCGCCTGATTGATCAGCGCCACCAGCGCATGGACTTCAGCCGGCTGCCGCGGTCCGGCCACCACCAGCGACTTGCCGCGGTGCGCCAGAAGATCCTTGGCCACGGCCGACAGGAACTTCTGCTGCCGGTCGCCGCCCTGTCCCAGCACCTTCAGCTCGGCGCCGCTCACGTTCAGTTCGCGCGCCAGCGCCATCGCGATCGCCGCAACGTCGGACGATCGCGCGCGCAGCCGGTGATCGGCCATCGCGCCCGTAATCGTGAAATTCGCCTCCACCGAATACAGCCGGTTCAGCTCCCTGCCGTCCTCCGGCTTCCGCCGCGCGGCGAACTGCTTCACCGGCTGCGCCGACAGCGTGTCCAGGCCCAGAAAATCGCAGTCCAGCGACACGATGACATCTGCCTGCTCCAGCCGGTAGTGCGCCACCAGTGGCTGGCCGAAAGCGATCCGCGCGCCCTCGATGGCGCGCTCGAAGCTGACGGGCTCGTATTCGATCCACGCCGACTGCGGATACTTCTTCGCGATCTCCGCCTTCAGCGCTTCCAGCGAGGGCGAGGTCGAGCGGGCTGAAAGAATGCGCAGCCCCGCGCCATCGCCCAGCTTCGCGCTCTGCTCCATCCACCACGACTCGAACTCCGCCCACGACGATTTCACGCCCTGCTTCTGCACCTGGCGCGCGCGGTCCGGATCGTACAGGTCGAGGATCGTGGCCTGCTGGAAGGCGTTCGTCGCGCCCAGCGAGAACGGATGCCGCGGGTTGCCTTCCACTTTCGTGGGACGGCCGTCGTTGCACTCGACGATCAGGCCGCTGGCGATCCCGCACGTCTCCACGGCCGTGGCGTAGTGCAGCGGCCGGCCGTGCACGTAGCCTTCAACGCCCTTCGACAGCGGCAGGATTTTCTCCACGGGGCGGCGGCACGCCGTCAGGCCGGCCAGGCCGAAACCGGCGGCCATCAGCTTCAGCAGCGTGCGCCGCGAGCCGCTGTCGAGCAGTTCCGAGGCGCCTTCGGGAAATTCGCGTTCCACCCACTGGCGGAACTCCGGCGTGTCGGCGAGCTGGTTCAGGCTGCGCCAGTATTTCCTGCCGGTAAGGCTGGAGAGGTTGAGCTGGATGAGTTCGTTCATGGTCGCAGGCCCTGGCATTATCGGTGGCAGGCCGAACAGTTGTCGGGAGGATGAATGCCCTTTTCGCGGATCAGCTTCGCGCCCAGCACCGCCGGGTCGCCTTCCGGCTGCCAGTCAAGCTTGGTCACCAGCTCCGGCGGACGCACGTGCGGCGCGGGGTTGCGGTGGCAGTCCAGGCACCACGCCATCGACAGCGGCTGCACCTGCCGCACTTCCACCATCTGATCGACGCGCCCGTGGCAGCTGACGCAGCTCACGCCCGCGGTCACGTGAGCCTGGTGATTAAAATAAACGTAGTCCGGAAGGCGGTGCACCTTCACCCACTGGATCGGTTTGCCGCTCGCGTAGCTGTCGCGCACGGGCTGCAGCTTGGGGCTCTTTTCTTTCACCCGCACATGGCAGTTCATGCAGATCTCGGTCATCGGCACGGCGGCGAAGCTCGACTGCGCGACCGTCGTGTGGCAGTACAGGCAGTCCATGCCGAGGTTGCCCGCGTGCAGCTTGTGGCTGTATGGCACAGGCTGCACGGGCGTATAGCCGGTGTCGAGCTGCCGGGGGTGGAGAAGATACGCCGCGATGGCGCCGCCTGCGCCCAGCAGAACCACGATGGCGCCGGCGGCAAGGCGCAGATGGGTGTCGAACCGCTTCGAGAAGACAGTCATGGCAGGTTGTCGCTGTGTGGGAAACGCGCTTCAGCCCCTCTGACCTGGCCTGGCAGTTTCGCCCGCCCCGGCAGAGCCGGAGCGCTTGTCTCTTTTTCTACCATAGCCATACTATTTCCGCAATAGGAGCAAGAATTCTTGTCCGGCA
This DNA window, taken from Bryobacteraceae bacterium, encodes the following:
- a CDS encoding molybdopterin oxidoreductase, coding for MNELIQLNLSSLTGRKYWRSLNQLADTPEFRQWVEREFPEGASELLDSGSRRTLLKLMAAGFGLAGLTACRRPVEKILPLSKGVEGYVHGRPLHYATAVETCGIASGLIVECNDGRPTKVEGNPRHPFSLGATNAFQQATILDLYDPDRARQVQKQGVKSSWAEFESWWMEQSAKLGDGAGLRILSARSTSPSLEALKAEIAKKYPQSAWIEYEPVSFERAIEGARIAFGQPLVAHYRLEQADVIVSLDCDFLGLDTLSAQPVKQFAARRKPEDGRELNRLYSVEANFTITGAMADHRLRARSSDVAAIAMALARELNVSGAELKVLGQGGDRQQKFLSAVAKDLLAHRGKSLVVAGPRQPAEVHALVALINQALGNTGQTVVYTRPPFAAADTLASVKKLADDLNAGRVSTLVVLGGNPVFTLPAEADWNALFRKAAVAALTFDENETWKAATWQLPEAHPFETWGDVRALDGTASIQQPQIQPLYGGRSALEIAALIAGRDQRRGHDIVRSYWAAQWGAQAEQKWKQALYEGVIENTRFPVVDAKADAPRVLAAVQNALKPAPAGIETVFYASWHTLDGRFANNAWLHETPDPMTKLVWDNAALLSPATAKKLGVKDGDVLEIASGGKQIRCPALVLPGHADDSISLQLGFGRSACGRVGRGVGHRVEGLRTAANFWFGPAEARRTGATYKLVTTQEHHTLIEPITGLKRHNIVEEFSVEEYRHRAEHGKHEPHPATDLFPEFDYSKGYQWGMAIDLSACIGCNACMVACTAENNIPVVGKEQVAKGREMHWIRLDRYFSGDEEDPQAVVQPMACVQCEKAPCESVCPVAATAHSPEGINEMAYNRCVGTRYCLNNCPYKVRRFNFLNWNKDIPEIRKMVFNPDVTVRMRGVMEKCNYCVQRIEEKRSQAKAEGRRPIRDGEIVTACQQACPADAIVFGNINDPESRVSKLKQQARDYSVLEELNTKPRTTYLARVRNPNPELV
- a CDS encoding polysulfide reductase chain C → MADLALDPRMELNPPLVTGGMTYSDVTDKVSSIVEGKAPKQWWIAMAFAVPLAGLLFFCLAYLVATGIGVWGNNSPVGWGWDITNFVWWIGIGHAGTLISAILFLFRQKWRTSINRAAEAMTLFAVACAAIYPLFHTGRPWRAAYWLFPLPNEFLHMWQNFRSPLMWDVFAVSTYGTVSALFWYVGLIPDLATLRDRATTPIRKTIYGLLSLGWRGSASQWRHYELAYLLLAGLSTPLVLSVHSIVSFDFATSLLPGWHTTIFPPYFVAGAVFSGFAMVVTLMTLARWIYGLENLITMKHLENMCKVMLATGMIVGFAYGTEFFIAWYSANQYERFIFLNRAFGPYWWAYWSMIACNVIAPQFFWFRKFRTSIPAMFILSIFINIGMWFERFVIIATSLHRDFLPSSWGYFSPTWVDIGTYLGTFGLFLTLFLLFLRFLPAIAISEVKGVLHQQVSAPHGAPAHGGSH
- a CDS encoding cytochrome c: MTVFSKRFDTHLRLAAGAIVVLLGAGGAIAAYLLHPRQLDTGYTPVQPVPYSHKLHAGNLGMDCLYCHTTVAQSSFAAVPMTEICMNCHVRVKEKSPKLQPVRDSYASGKPIQWVKVHRLPDYVYFNHQAHVTAGVSCVSCHGRVDQMVEVRQVQPLSMAWCLDCHRNPAPHVRPPELVTKLDWQPEGDPAVLGAKLIREKGIHPPDNCSACHR